A single window of Spirochaetaceae bacterium DNA harbors:
- a CDS encoding AAA family ATPase, with translation MVPYAPNFGERRGLPGQAMNIEALHLTNFKRFSDLTIDLSALGTAPKLILLIGANGSGKSSIFDAFEYLSGPVKGLLRDHYLDYFKKRPDADMSVDCTLGGGVTVKRTNNEQVTASKGWDGRSAFYGRSSLRTVPELSGQTGAPVDLTIDADRPQRFIEQDTRFTTDVSQITESILREVWGEPFDSDTMRARFTDPINEALERVFSASFATGLRLHTLIPALSGKPPDIRFQKGGSEVHYDLLSSGEKEVFNIILNLFIRREHFPNAIYFIDELDVHLHTSLQYALAKEIVERWIPENSQLWTASHSLGFIDYAGGSDDAAILDFDDLDFDQPQTLHPAPKSEHIFDIAVPRNSALKVFSNKRLMICENKDARLYNAIDLPELLFIGVRDKNSVVIQLRGSDDYEGLIDRDFLGSEEIAEIRRRESTLHVLRYYALENYLYHPDNISELDPEGYDDAAYRAALENQMATVRDRLLVNLRGSRASYEVIQDLSKELKARAIQEIEQATASSDFETFYPFLDMKKNRPTAYLAGFNLRPIDLASTRWMRAEIAAQVG, from the coding sequence GTGGTACCCTACGCGCCTAACTTCGGCGAGCGTCGCGGGTTGCCGGGTCAGGCCATGAATATCGAGGCTCTTCATCTCACCAACTTCAAGCGTTTCAGCGATCTGACGATCGATCTCTCGGCACTCGGCACCGCGCCGAAGTTGATCTTGCTGATCGGTGCCAACGGCAGCGGAAAGTCGTCCATCTTCGACGCATTCGAATATCTGTCCGGGCCTGTCAAAGGGCTCCTTCGCGACCACTACCTGGACTATTTCAAGAAGCGCCCCGATGCTGACATGTCAGTTGACTGCACGCTCGGCGGTGGGGTCACCGTCAAGCGAACCAACAATGAGCAAGTGACCGCGTCCAAGGGCTGGGACGGAAGATCGGCATTCTATGGGCGCAGCTCGTTGCGTACCGTGCCTGAACTCAGCGGGCAAACGGGCGCCCCCGTAGACTTGACCATAGATGCCGATCGTCCGCAGCGATTCATCGAACAGGATACGCGCTTCACCACCGACGTGTCTCAGATCACTGAAAGCATTCTCCGCGAAGTGTGGGGGGAGCCGTTCGACTCCGACACCATGCGGGCGCGCTTCACCGATCCCATCAACGAAGCTCTAGAACGCGTTTTCAGCGCGAGCTTCGCAACCGGTCTGCGACTCCACACGCTGATCCCGGCGCTGTCCGGGAAGCCGCCGGATATCCGGTTTCAGAAGGGCGGCTCCGAGGTCCATTACGATCTGCTCAGCAGTGGCGAGAAGGAAGTGTTCAACATCATCCTGAACCTGTTCATCCGTCGCGAGCACTTTCCCAACGCGATCTACTTCATCGATGAGTTGGACGTCCATCTGCACACCAGCTTGCAGTACGCGCTCGCCAAAGAGATAGTGGAGCGCTGGATTCCCGAGAACTCGCAACTGTGGACGGCCAGCCACTCGCTCGGCTTCATCGACTACGCTGGCGGCAGCGACGACGCTGCGATTCTCGACTTCGACGACCTCGACTTCGATCAACCGCAGACGCTTCATCCCGCTCCGAAGTCAGAGCACATATTCGACATTGCAGTGCCCAGAAACTCAGCGCTCAAGGTGTTTTCAAACAAGCGTCTCATGATCTGCGAAAACAAGGATGCGCGCCTATATAACGCGATCGATCTTCCCGAACTGCTGTTCATCGGTGTCCGAGACAAGAATTCGGTGGTAATCCAACTCCGCGGTTCAGATGACTATGAGGGACTGATTGACCGTGATTTCCTCGGCAGCGAAGAGATTGCCGAGATCCGTCGTCGCGAATCGACTCTCCATGTACTCAGGTACTATGCGCTGGAGAATTATCTCTATCATCCCGACAATATCTCCGAGTTGGATCCGGAAGGATACGACGATGCGGCCTATCGGGCGGCACTGGAGAACCAGATGGCAACGGTTCGCGACCGCTTGCTGGTGAATCTGCGTGGCAGCCGCGCCAGCTACGAGGTCATACAGGATCTCTCGAAGGAGCTGAAGGCGCGCGCGATTCAGGAAATAGAGCAGGCGACGGCGTCGAGTGATTTCGAGACCTTCTATCCCTTTCTGGACATGAAGAAGAACCGTCCGACAGCATACCTGGCAGGATTCAACCTGAGGCCAATCGACCTTGCCTCGACACGTTGGATGCGAGCTGAGATCGCGGCGCAGGTCGGGTGA
- a CDS encoding phytanoyl-CoA dioxygenase family protein: MLSPVEVERYARDGYVVPDFRLPLETIEAIKADHGRLIARHPEFADYCSSLLVHDLCFLNYARDPGILDMVAQLIGPDIALWNSSLFAKPARVGTRTPWHQDGEYWPIRPLATCTVWIALDASTRENGCLRFMPGTHRSRTLASHHHNDAEGNALPLELDAEHVDESKAVDVELEPGQVSLHDVYLMHGSEPNASGRPRRGMTLRFMPTSSVYHHDLRNNAVDAQRTVFLVRGTDLSGRNDFRLR; the protein is encoded by the coding sequence ATGTTGTCACCGGTTGAAGTCGAACGCTACGCGCGAGACGGTTACGTCGTCCCCGACTTCCGTCTCCCGCTCGAAACGATCGAGGCGATCAAGGCCGACCACGGCAGGCTGATTGCCCGGCACCCGGAGTTCGCGGACTACTGCAGCTCCCTGCTCGTGCATGACCTGTGCTTCCTGAACTACGCCCGCGACCCCGGCATCCTGGACATGGTGGCGCAGCTCATCGGGCCCGACATCGCGCTGTGGAACTCCAGCCTGTTCGCCAAGCCCGCCCGGGTGGGCACGCGCACGCCGTGGCACCAGGACGGCGAATACTGGCCCATCCGCCCGCTGGCGACCTGCACCGTCTGGATCGCGCTGGACGCCTCGACGCGCGAGAACGGCTGCCTGCGCTTCATGCCGGGCACGCACCGCAGCCGGACCCTCGCCAGCCACCACCACAACGACGCCGAAGGCAACGCCCTCCCCCTGGAGCTGGACGCCGAGCACGTCGACGAATCGAAGGCGGTCGACGTCGAACTCGAACCGGGCCAAGTCTCCCTGCACGACGTCTACCTGATGCACGGCTCCGAACCCAACGCCTCCGGCCGCCCGCGCCGCGGCATGACCCTGCGCTTCATGCCGACCTCCTCGGTGTACCACCACGACCTCCGCAACAACGCCGTCGACGCACAGCGCACCGTGTTCCTGGTGCGCGGCACCGACCTCTCCGGCCGCAACGACTTCCGCCTGCGATAG
- a CDS encoding ABC transporter permease has protein sequence MSDGKGIPSAVSEPKRHARAADFFVRLWREKPLGIVSGIIVLILIVVAIFADVLAPYPYWEVHQLDRLQGTSAQYLLGTDQLGRDLLSRLIHGARLSLVVGLAATALNVVVAVMIGGTSGYLGGKFDLVVQRVVDAWMAFPGLLLLLTIMSIAGRGLLQIILVLGISGGIGGSRIMRSAVIGVKENAYFQMAEAIGNTRWRILIRHVLPNIAPPVIIIFSINIGAVIMSEASLSFLGFGLPTQVPSWGGMLSREGRLYMEMAPRLALWPGFCLTVTVYCLNMFGDAMRDLLDPRLRGGGSLGAGAAGSV, from the coding sequence ATGAGTGACGGTAAAGGGATACCATCCGCAGTAAGCGAGCCAAAGAGGCACGCCCGAGCGGCTGATTTCTTTGTCAGGCTGTGGCGGGAGAAGCCGCTGGGCATCGTCAGCGGGATCATCGTGCTGATATTGATCGTGGTGGCTATCTTTGCCGATGTTCTGGCCCCTTATCCATATTGGGAGGTGCATCAGTTAGACAGGTTACAGGGCACATCAGCCCAGTATCTGCTGGGTACCGACCAGTTGGGGCGAGACTTGTTGAGCCGACTTATTCACGGGGCTCGTCTTTCGTTGGTTGTCGGTCTGGCGGCCACTGCGCTCAATGTTGTGGTGGCCGTCATGATAGGCGGCACATCGGGGTACCTCGGCGGCAAATTCGACCTGGTCGTGCAGAGAGTCGTCGATGCCTGGATGGCATTCCCAGGACTTCTATTGCTATTGACGATAATGTCAATCGCGGGCCGCGGGCTGTTACAGATAATACTGGTCCTGGGGATATCCGGAGGAATCGGCGGCTCGAGAATAATGAGAAGCGCCGTTATCGGTGTGAAAGAGAACGCCTATTTTCAGATGGCAGAGGCGATTGGCAATACCAGATGGAGAATACTCATTCGCCATGTCCTGCCCAATATTGCGCCTCCCGTAATCATCATATTCAGCATCAACATCGGTGCGGTGATCATGTCCGAGGCTTCCTTGAGCTTCCTGGGATTCGGTCTGCCGACCCAGGTTCCGAGCTGGGGAGGTATGCTCAGCAGGGAGGGGCGCCTGTACATGGAGATGGCCCCACGGCTGGCTCTCTGGCCTGGTTTTTGCCTGACGGTTACCGTGTACTGTCTCAACATGTTCGGCGACGCCATGAGGGATCTGCTCGACCCGCGGCTGCGGGGCGGTGGCAGTCTCGGTGCCGGAGCCGCCGGGTCGGTTTAA